The genomic stretch GGTCTCGGGGCTGGGCGGAGCGGTTAAGGACTGACGTGACTTCACTGACGGAACTGATTCCGGCACCCTTGAGTGTCCAGCCGTACAGCGAGCAGGTCTTCGTGCTCGACGAGGACACCACGCTCACCGCGGGACCGGGTGTGGGCAGCGCGGAACGCTGGCTGCGCACGACCTTGCAGGCGGCCACCGGACTGCCGCTCCGCCAGGGCGAACCCGGCCCGCCGGGACGAGCCGCGCTGAACTCGATCGAGCTGCGCCACGACCACACGCTCCCCCCCGGGTCGTATCGGATCACCGTCCGCGACCACCGCGCCCTGATCAAGAGCGGCGACGAGGCCGGTGCCTTCCACGGCGCGCAGACGCTGCGTCAGCTGCTCGGCCCCGACGCCTTCCGGCGGGCGCACCTCGGGCGCACAGAGTGGGAGCTGCCCGAGGTCGAGATCCAGGACGCGCCCCGCTTCCGCTGGCGCGGCCTCATGCTCGACGTCGCCCGGCATTTCCTGCCCAAGGACCAGGTTCTGCGCTACCTGGACCTGATGGCCGCGCACAAACTCAACGTCCTCCACTTCCACTTGACCGACGATCAGGGCTGGCGCGTGGAGATCAAGAAGTACCCCCGGCTCACCGAGGCCGGATCCTGGCGGGCACGCACGAAATTCGGCCACCGTGCCTCCGAGCTGTGGGAGGAGAAGCCGCACGGTGGCCACTACACCCAGGACGACATCCGCGAGATCGTCGCCTACGCCGCCGAGCGGCATATCACCGTCGTCCCCGAAATCGACGTACCCGGCCACTCGCAGGCCGCCATCGCCGCGTACCCGGAACTCGGCAACACCGACATCATCGACACGACCTCCCTGACCGTCTGGGACAACTGGGGAATCTCCGCCAACGTACTCGCCCCCACTGACAACACCCTGCGCTTCTACGAGGGGGTCTTCGAGGAACTCCTCGATCTGTTCCCCTCCGAGTTCATCCATGTCGGCGGCGACGAATGCCCGAAGGACCAGTGGCGGCAGTCACCGACGGCACAGGCGCGCATCCGGGAACTCGGACTCGCCGACGAGGACGAACTCCAGGCGTGGTTCATCGCGCACTTCGACGAGTGGCTCTCCGAACGCGGGCGCCGCCTCATCGGCTGGGACGAGATCCTGGAGGGCGGCCTCGCCAAGGGCGCGGCGGTTTCCTCGTGGCGCGGATACGCGGGCGGGATCGCCGCCGCCCGCTCCGGCCACGACGTCGTCATGTGCCCCGAACAGTACGTGTACTTGGACCACCGCCAGGCCGCGGGAGAGGAGGAGCCGGTCCCCATCGGGTACGTCCGCACCCTGGAGGACGTCTACCGGTTCGAGCCCGTTCCGGCCGATCTGACCCCGCAGGAGGCGGCGCACGTCATCGGCACGCAGGCCAATGTGTGGACCGAGGTGATGGAGAACCCCGCGCGGGTGGACTACCAGGCGTTTCCGCGTCTTTCGGCCTTCGCCGAGGTGGCCTGGAGTCGTCTGCCCGCCCCGGACCAGCGGGACTTCGCCGACTTCGAGCGGCGGATGACGGCGCATTACGCCCGCCTGGACGCCCTCGGTGTCTCCTACCGCCCGCCCGCCGGGCCGCACCCCTGGCAACGGCGCCCCGGAGTGCTCGGCCGACCCCTGGACGGAGCGCCCCCGAACAGGTAGTGGAGAAAACCGGCAGGGTCACCGAAGAGAGGCAATTCGCGCGCACCGGCGATGCCGTACGAAAACGGACCATCTCCCCGGTGAAGTGGGCGAATGCCTCCTAGCGGACCCCCGCGTTCGGGTCCCGCGAAGATGTGCCAGAGTTGCCACGTCCGCCCTGTCAGCACGTACCGTACGGCAGCAACAGGTGGGACCAGGTGGGGCAGCGGGAAGGGGCAGCCGGTTTGACCACGCACGCACCGCAGGCGGCGCAGGCCGTCACGCTGCCCACGACGCTGGACGAGGCCGTGGCGGCGCTCACCGCCATGCCCGCCGCCGTTCCGGTGGCCGGCGGCACCGATCTGATGGCCGCCGTCAACTCCGGGCAGCTCAGGCCCGCCGCGCTGGTCGGCCTCGGCCGGATCAGCGAGATCCGCGGCTGGCAGTACCAGGACGGACACGCCCTGCTCGGGGCCGGACTCACGCACGCGCGCATGGGCCGCCCCGACTTCGCCGCCCTGATCCCGGCGCTCGCCGCGTCCGCGCGCGCGGCGGGCCCGCCGCAGATCCGCAACGCCGGCACCCTCGGCGGCAACATCGCCAGCGCCGCCCCCACCGGCGATGCGCTGCCGGTGCTGGCCGCCCTGGAAGCGACGCTGATCATCGCGGGCCCGGGCGGCGCCCGCGGGGAGATCCCGGTGTCGCATCTGCTGGCCGGAGTGGAGATGCTGCGGCCCGGCGAACTCATCGGCTACGTGCGCGTGCCGCTGCTGCACGCCCCCCAGGTCTTCCTCAAGGCGACCGGCCGCACCGGACCCGGGCGCGCCATGGCCTCCGTGGCGCTGGTCCTCGACCCCGCGCGGCGGGGCGTGCGGTGCGCCGTGGGCGCCATAGCGCCGATGCCGCTCAGGCCCCTGGAGGCCGAGCAGTGGGTCGCGCAACTGATCGACTGGGACAACGACCGCGCCATCGTCCCGGAGGCGCTGACCGCCTTCGGCGAGTACGTCGCCGCGGCCTGCATCCCCGACCCCGCGCCGGCCGAGGACGGCTCCGTGGAGCCGCTGCCGCCCGCCGTACTGCACCTGCGGCGCACCGTCGCCGCGCTGGCCCGACGAGCACTGGGGAGGGCGCTGTCGTGACCGACGACCGGCAAGGAGAGGGCGCCCCGCAGGGCGCGAGCCGCTGGGACCCGCTGCCCCAGGGCGACTACGACGACGGCGCCACCGCCTTCGTCAAGCTTCCCGAGGGCGGTATCGACGCCCTGCTGGCCTCCACCGACAGCCCGCTGGCCGCGCCCGGCCACGGCTATGTGCCTCCGCCCATAACGGTCACGCCCGCCACCACCGCGGGCACCGACCCGGCGGCCACCGGCACCTGGTCGATCCCCGCGGGCGGCGTCCAGTGGCCCGAGGCGGGCACCGGCCCCGAGGAGACCGGCAACGACCGGTTCACGTACAACCCCGGCGCCACCGGACAGTGGAACTTCGAGGACGCCCAGGCCGACGGACCGGCGCCCGGACACGACGTCACGGGCCAGTGGTCGATCCCCGTCGCGGACGGCGACCTTCCGGACGAATCGGGCGAGTTCACCACCTCGTCGCTGGTCGAGCAGTGGGGCGGCAACCCGCCCGCCACCCTGCCCGGCGGCGCGGCCGCCCCCTGGGCGACCCAGCCGACGGAGGCGAACGAGCAGACCCAGGCGGGCCAGTCGATCCAGGCGATCGGCGAGCCGTGGGGACGCCCGGCCGACGAGCCGACGCAGCAGGCCGACCCGCAGGGGCACCTGCCCGCCGACGCCGCCCCGGTCGTGGCACCGGACGAGGCTGAGGCTCCAGAAGCCCCTGAAGGCGCCTCAGATGCCTCCCAGGGCGCTCCGGAGGCTCCTGGGGCGGACGGGGCCGACGAGGGCGCCCAGGAGGCCGAGGAGGCCGCCGAGGGCGCTGTGGCCGGGCCCGACGAGGACGCCGCCCAGCCGTCCTCGATGATCGGCGAGGAACACCCCCTCGCCTCCTACGTCTTGCGCGTCAACGGCGTCGACCGGCCGGTCACCGACGCCTGGATCGGCGAGTCGCTGCTGTACGTGCTGCGCGAGCGGCTCGGGCTCGCGGGCGCCAAGGACGGCTGCTCGCAGGGCGAGTGCGGGGCGTGCAACGTCCAGGTCGACGGACGGCTCGTCGCCTCCTGCCTGGTGCCCGCCGTGACCGCCGCCGGCGCCGAGGTCCGTACCGTCGAGGGCCTCGCCGCCGACGGACAGCCCTCCGACGTGCAGCGCGCGCTCGCCCGGTGCGGCGCCGTCCAGTGCGGCTTCTGCGTGCCTGGCATGGCGATGACCGTGCACGACCTGCTGGAGGGCAACCCCGCCCCGACCGAGCTGGAGACCCG from Streptomyces davaonensis JCM 4913 encodes the following:
- a CDS encoding 2Fe-2S iron-sulfur cluster-binding protein; translation: MTDDRQGEGAPQGASRWDPLPQGDYDDGATAFVKLPEGGIDALLASTDSPLAAPGHGYVPPPITVTPATTAGTDPAATGTWSIPAGGVQWPEAGTGPEETGNDRFTYNPGATGQWNFEDAQADGPAPGHDVTGQWSIPVADGDLPDESGEFTTSSLVEQWGGNPPATLPGGAAAPWATQPTEANEQTQAGQSIQAIGEPWGRPADEPTQQADPQGHLPADAAPVVAPDEAEAPEAPEGASDASQGAPEAPGADGADEGAQEAEEAAEGAVAGPDEDAAQPSSMIGEEHPLASYVLRVNGVDRPVTDAWIGESLLYVLRERLGLAGAKDGCSQGECGACNVQVDGRLVASCLVPAVTAAGAEVRTVEGLAADGQPSDVQRALARCGAVQCGFCVPGMAMTVHDLLEGNPAPTELETRQALCGNLCRCSGYRGVVEAVKEVVAEREAHSAADADPDEARIPHQAGPGAGGVHPSALDPTTPHDQQYGQDGGQA
- a CDS encoding beta-N-acetylhexosaminidase, producing the protein MTSLTELIPAPLSVQPYSEQVFVLDEDTTLTAGPGVGSAERWLRTTLQAATGLPLRQGEPGPPGRAALNSIELRHDHTLPPGSYRITVRDHRALIKSGDEAGAFHGAQTLRQLLGPDAFRRAHLGRTEWELPEVEIQDAPRFRWRGLMLDVARHFLPKDQVLRYLDLMAAHKLNVLHFHLTDDQGWRVEIKKYPRLTEAGSWRARTKFGHRASELWEEKPHGGHYTQDDIREIVAYAAERHITVVPEIDVPGHSQAAIAAYPELGNTDIIDTTSLTVWDNWGISANVLAPTDNTLRFYEGVFEELLDLFPSEFIHVGGDECPKDQWRQSPTAQARIRELGLADEDELQAWFIAHFDEWLSERGRRLIGWDEILEGGLAKGAAVSSWRGYAGGIAAARSGHDVVMCPEQYVYLDHRQAAGEEEPVPIGYVRTLEDVYRFEPVPADLTPQEAAHVIGTQANVWTEVMENPARVDYQAFPRLSAFAEVAWSRLPAPDQRDFADFERRMTAHYARLDALGVSYRPPAGPHPWQRRPGVLGRPLDGAPPNR
- a CDS encoding FAD binding domain-containing protein, translated to MTTHAPQAAQAVTLPTTLDEAVAALTAMPAAVPVAGGTDLMAAVNSGQLRPAALVGLGRISEIRGWQYQDGHALLGAGLTHARMGRPDFAALIPALAASARAAGPPQIRNAGTLGGNIASAAPTGDALPVLAALEATLIIAGPGGARGEIPVSHLLAGVEMLRPGELIGYVRVPLLHAPQVFLKATGRTGPGRAMASVALVLDPARRGVRCAVGAIAPMPLRPLEAEQWVAQLIDWDNDRAIVPEALTAFGEYVAAACIPDPAPAEDGSVEPLPPAVLHLRRTVAALARRALGRALS